In Nocardia asteroides, the following proteins share a genomic window:
- a CDS encoding RNA polymerase sigma-70 factor, producing MSDDTDPATEAFVTHRNLLFTVAYEMLGSAADAEDVLQETWLRWVDVDLSEVRDQRAYLVRITTRQSLTRLRTLGRRRETYVGPWLPEPLLTVPDVAEDVELADSVSMAMLLVLETLAPVERAVFVLREVFDLSYDEIAAAVDKSPAAVRQIAHRARAHVAARKPRGAVTTAQSREAIAAFGRAVETGDLQGLLDLLAPEVVLLADGGGVVKAVVRPIVGADKVARLMSAGLPRAGGTVSTDPVQINGAPALLFRIDGRLDSVLAIRLDDGAITGLYVVRNPAKLSRIERTTVVAR from the coding sequence ATGAGCGACGACACGGATCCCGCCACCGAGGCGTTCGTGACGCACCGCAACCTGCTGTTCACCGTGGCCTACGAGATGCTGGGCTCGGCGGCCGACGCCGAGGACGTCCTGCAGGAGACCTGGTTGCGCTGGGTCGACGTCGACCTGTCCGAGGTCCGCGATCAGCGCGCCTACCTGGTCCGCATCACCACCCGTCAGTCACTGACCCGGCTGCGCACGCTGGGCCGCCGCCGGGAGACCTACGTCGGCCCGTGGCTGCCCGAGCCGCTGCTCACCGTGCCCGATGTCGCCGAGGACGTGGAGCTGGCCGACAGCGTGTCGATGGCGATGTTGCTGGTCCTGGAGACGCTGGCGCCGGTCGAGCGCGCGGTGTTCGTGCTGCGTGAGGTGTTCGATCTGTCCTACGACGAGATCGCCGCGGCGGTGGACAAGTCCCCGGCCGCGGTGCGCCAGATCGCCCACCGCGCCCGGGCCCATGTCGCCGCCCGCAAACCGCGCGGCGCGGTGACCACCGCGCAGAGCAGGGAGGCGATCGCGGCATTCGGCCGGGCGGTGGAAACCGGTGATCTGCAAGGGCTGCTCGACCTGCTGGCGCCGGAGGTGGTGCTGCTGGCCGACGGCGGCGGGGTGGTCAAGGCGGTGGTCCGGCCGATCGTCGGCGCCGACAAGGTCGCCCGGCTCATGTCGGCCGGACTGCCACGGGCCGGGGGGACGGTGTCGACCGATCCGGTCCAGATCAACGGCGCGCCCGCGCTGCTGTTCCGGATCGACGGCAGGCTCGACAGCGTGCTCGCGATCCGGCTCGACGACGGGGCGATCACCGGCCTGTACGTGGTGCGCAATCCCGCCAAGCTGTCGCGGATCGAGCGGACCACCGTGGTCGCCCGCTGA
- a CDS encoding FAD-dependent monooxygenase, with amino-acid sequence MNTDVIVVGAGPAGLMLAGELALTGVRPVVLERRVEPGTAHKASGLGGRILDVLRYRGLLDRFAAAGSPIAAPIFPFGGLHVDFTPLGDVPMDAMGIPQAEVERLLAERAVELGAQIRRGHEVLTVDQDDTGVTAEVHGPDGPYRVTARYLAGCDGGRSRIRELAGIAFPGNTFPEVNRLGLVTVPEQVTVLDDGGLEIPGHGPVRPGFTRTDRGVFAMGPVDPAVRTMFFQVTEEDLTEYDNDEPLTLAELGDSARRVLGADLPLGDPIRLSRYQFQARRADRYRDGRILLAGDAAHLLPATGTALNVGMLDAVNLAWKLAATLGGGAPDGLLDSYHEERHAAAGRALQQTRAQAALRRGQDEAADALRAVFQELFADEPALRRLAGMISAGDVRYPMPGDHPLTGTFAPDLALLTDGGETSVAELLHAARPVFLDLADRADLRELAVAREPRLVIVTAKTADRPADALLLRPDAFVGWAATVDEPADTAGPALTAALDRWVGQP; translated from the coding sequence ATGAACACCGACGTGATCGTGGTCGGCGCCGGTCCGGCCGGGCTGATGCTCGCCGGTGAACTGGCGCTGACCGGTGTCCGGCCGGTGGTGCTGGAACGGCGCGTGGAACCGGGAACGGCGCACAAGGCCAGCGGCCTGGGCGGCCGGATTCTGGATGTGCTGCGCTACCGGGGCCTGCTCGACCGTTTCGCCGCGGCGGGCAGCCCGATCGCGGCGCCGATCTTCCCGTTCGGCGGCCTGCACGTCGACTTCACCCCGCTCGGCGACGTGCCGATGGACGCGATGGGGATCCCCCAGGCCGAGGTCGAGCGGTTGCTGGCCGAGCGCGCCGTGGAACTCGGCGCACAGATCCGGCGCGGTCACGAGGTGCTGACTGTCGACCAGGACGACACCGGGGTCACCGCCGAGGTGCACGGCCCGGACGGGCCGTACCGGGTGACCGCCCGGTACCTGGCCGGTTGCGACGGCGGCCGCAGCCGGATCCGGGAACTGGCCGGAATCGCCTTCCCCGGCAACACCTTTCCCGAGGTCAACCGTCTCGGCTTGGTCACCGTGCCCGAGCAGGTCACGGTCCTCGACGACGGCGGTCTGGAGATTCCCGGCCACGGACCGGTTCGTCCCGGCTTCACCCGCACCGATCGTGGCGTCTTCGCGATGGGCCCGGTCGACCCGGCCGTGCGGACGATGTTCTTCCAGGTCACCGAGGAAGACCTCACCGAATACGACAACGACGAACCCCTGACCCTGGCCGAACTCGGCGACAGCGCGCGCCGGGTGCTCGGCGCCGACCTGCCGCTGGGCGACCCGATCCGGTTGTCGCGCTACCAGTTCCAGGCCCGTCGCGCCGACCGCTACCGCGACGGCCGGATCCTGCTCGCCGGCGACGCCGCGCACCTGCTGCCCGCCACCGGCACCGCGCTCAATGTCGGCATGCTCGACGCGGTCAACCTGGCGTGGAAGCTCGCGGCCACCCTCGGCGGTGGGGCGCCGGACGGGCTGCTCGACAGCTATCACGAGGAACGGCACGCCGCGGCGGGCCGGGCGCTGCAGCAGACCCGCGCGCAGGCGGCCCTGCGGCGCGGCCAGGACGAGGCGGCCGACGCTCTGCGCGCGGTGTTCCAGGAACTGTTCGCCGACGAACCGGCCCTGCGCCGCCTCGCCGGCATGATCTCGGCCGGCGACGTCCGCTACCCGATGCCGGGCGACCACCCGCTGACCGGCACGTTCGCCCCCGACCTCGCCCTGCTCACCGACGGCGGCGAGACCAGCGTCGCCGAACTCCTGCACGCCGCCCGGCCGGTCTTCCTCGACCTGGCCGACCGCGCGGACCTGCGCGAGCTCGCCGTGGCGCGGGAGCCGCGGCTGGTGATCGTCACCGCCAAGACCGCCGACCGGCCCGCCGACGCGCTGCTGCTGCGGCCCGACGCGTTCGTCGGCTGGGCCGCCACCGTCGACGAACCCGCCGACACCGCGGGGCCCGCGCTGACAGCGGCGCTCGATCGCTGGGTCGGACAACCCTGA
- a CDS encoding alpha-ketoglutarate-dependent dioxygenase AlkB: protein MSLPLQGSLFDGEAVALGSIETIRRVQLDATAWVDIRPGWLDGASVLFDRLAERVPWHAERRPMYDRVVDVPRLVSFFGEHDPLPDRILVEARDALTGHYATELGEPFRTAGLCFYRDGRDSVAWHGDTIGRGATHDTMVAIVSVGAPRALLLRPRGGGASIRFTAGHGDLLVMGGACQRTWEHAVPKTARPVGPRISIQFRPRNVR from the coding sequence ATGTCGCTGCCCCTGCAAGGTTCACTGTTCGACGGTGAGGCGGTTGCGCTGGGTTCGATCGAGACGATCCGGCGCGTCCAGCTCGACGCCACCGCCTGGGTGGACATCCGCCCCGGCTGGCTCGACGGCGCGAGCGTCCTGTTCGACCGGCTGGCCGAACGCGTGCCCTGGCACGCCGAACGCAGGCCCATGTACGACCGGGTGGTCGACGTCCCCCGGCTCGTCTCGTTCTTCGGCGAGCACGACCCACTCCCCGACCGCATCCTCGTCGAGGCGCGCGACGCCCTCACCGGCCACTACGCCACCGAACTCGGCGAGCCGTTCCGCACCGCCGGCCTGTGTTTCTACCGCGACGGCCGCGACAGCGTCGCCTGGCACGGCGACACCATCGGCCGCGGCGCCACCCACGACACCATGGTCGCGATCGTCTCGGTCGGCGCACCCCGCGCCCTCCTGCTGCGACCACGCGGCGGCGGCGCCAGCATCCGCTTCACCGCGGGCCACGGCGATCTGCTCGTGATGGGCGGTGCGTGTCAGCGCACCTGGGAGCACGCGGTACCCAAGACGGCACGGCCCGTGGGCCCCCGCATCAGCATCCAGTTCCGGCCGCGCAACGTGCGCTGA
- a CDS encoding TetR/AcrR family transcriptional regulator, whose amino-acid sequence MTDRRPAERADAARNRRAILEATAALLAEHGAAGVTMDRVAAAAGVGKGTIFHRFGSRAGLLYELVAEGAIALMAAIESGPPPLGPGAPATDRLLAFFDAMTSMVTHDVELIAAYQAMPPHPRSAEFHAFWADHVTALLREVRPDIDAETVGALLLSTLGGELAQRLARAGEVDRLRAGVRELVHSVLSAK is encoded by the coding sequence ATGACCGACCGACGCCCCGCCGAACGCGCCGACGCCGCGCGCAACCGTCGAGCGATCCTCGAGGCCACCGCCGCGCTGCTGGCCGAGCACGGCGCGGCGGGGGTCACGATGGACCGGGTCGCGGCGGCCGCGGGAGTGGGCAAGGGGACGATCTTCCACCGTTTCGGCAGCCGCGCCGGGCTGCTCTACGAGCTGGTGGCGGAGGGGGCGATCGCGCTGATGGCCGCGATCGAGTCCGGGCCGCCGCCGCTGGGGCCCGGCGCGCCGGCGACCGATCGGCTACTGGCCTTCTTCGACGCCATGACGAGCATGGTCACCCATGATGTCGAATTGATCGCCGCCTATCAGGCCATGCCGCCCCATCCGCGCAGCGCCGAATTCCATGCCTTCTGGGCCGATCATGTGACCGCGCTGCTGCGCGAGGTGCGACCGGACATCGATGCGGAGACGGTGGGCGCGCTGCTGCTGTCGACCCTCGGCGGTGAGCTCGCGCAGCGGCTGGCCAGGGCGGGTGAGGTCGACCGGCTGCGCGCGGGGGTGCGGGAGCTGGTGCACTCCGTCCTGAGCGCGAAGTAG
- a CDS encoding quinone oxidoreductase family protein translates to MQAIVMTETGAPEVLVPRDVPAPRPGDGQVLVRTEAIPVLYPETLIRSGAFPFPAPLPAVFGFQAAGTIVELGAGAEPALLGARVVATTAGFGAYAEFVATTAESVTVIPDGLATDFAAATQMPGSVAQALFATAHLSPDATVLVEAAATGVGSCLTQLCAAAGARVIATAGGPAKAALAREHGAAEVVDHTAPGWADQLRTVLAGTTADVVFDSIGGDSVTPLLDLITPRTGRILSYGWLSGAPAQLTAVDLILRGLTLTGCAGPAWLTEVARHQGAALAAAAQGRLNVAIDAVLPLSDAATAHHALEQRSALGAILLRP, encoded by the coding sequence ATGCAGGCAATCGTAATGACCGAGACCGGCGCCCCCGAGGTGCTGGTGCCCCGCGACGTCCCCGCGCCGCGCCCCGGCGACGGGCAGGTACTGGTACGCACCGAGGCGATCCCGGTGCTCTATCCCGAGACCCTGATCCGCTCGGGGGCCTTCCCCTTCCCGGCGCCACTGCCCGCGGTGTTCGGTTTCCAGGCCGCGGGCACGATCGTGGAACTCGGCGCGGGCGCGGAACCCGCGCTGCTGGGCGCGCGGGTGGTCGCCACCACCGCCGGCTTCGGCGCCTATGCCGAATTCGTGGCCACCACAGCCGAATCGGTGACGGTGATCCCCGACGGGCTGGCCACCGATTTCGCCGCGGCGACCCAGATGCCGGGCTCGGTCGCGCAGGCCCTGTTCGCCACCGCACACCTGAGCCCCGACGCGACGGTGCTGGTCGAAGCGGCCGCGACCGGCGTCGGCAGCTGCCTCACCCAGCTGTGCGCCGCGGCGGGCGCGCGGGTGATCGCGACGGCGGGCGGTCCGGCGAAGGCCGCGCTGGCGCGCGAGCACGGTGCCGCCGAGGTCGTCGACCACACCGCGCCCGGCTGGGCCGATCAGCTCCGCACGGTCCTGGCCGGAACGACGGCCGACGTGGTCTTCGATTCGATCGGCGGCGACTCGGTGACCCCGCTGCTCGACCTGATCACCCCGCGCACCGGCCGCATCCTCAGCTACGGCTGGCTTTCAGGTGCACCCGCCCAGCTCACAGCCGTCGACCTGATCCTGCGCGGCCTCACGCTCACCGGCTGCGCGGGCCCGGCCTGGCTGACCGAAGTCGCCCGGCATCAGGGCGCGGCGCTGGCGGCCGCCGCGCAGGGCAGATTGAACGTCGCCATCGATGCCGTCCTGCCACTGTCCGATGCCGCCACCGCCCATCACGCGCTCGAGCAGCGATCAGCGCTCGGCGCCATCCTGTTGCGCCCCTGA